In Fluviispira sanaruensis, a genomic segment contains:
- a CDS encoding ABC transporter substrate-binding protein → MTFHASVKEKVFHSVLVLLCLTFIAKVNALEVKVGALLSLSNTLAAYGQDAKKGIELALEQMPKSDVKLIVIYEDTQSTPSESAKAINKLIVSDKVRVVIGEMTSSNTIAAASIAEKEKIPIISPSSTNDSITVGKKYIFRACFIDSFQGYVMSNFALHSLNAKKAIVIEDSDSDYSKGLSQSFRNDFEKNGGKILKVLKYSQKDTSFTAQLAEVRRLKPEVLFIPGFHQQVGVILREAKDLQISARILGGDGWDTPELRAIAKGAENGAYISNHYSTDSENVVLKNFILAFQKKYKSTPSAYAALAFDSINIVLSAIKKSNSDNPEKIRTAMSEIKNFAGVTGTITIDQNHNALKPAVVLEYVKDGYKYITSVDPIQKQKSKL, encoded by the coding sequence ATGACTTTTCATGCAAGTGTTAAAGAAAAAGTGTTCCACTCAGTCCTTGTGTTATTGTGTCTGACTTTTATTGCAAAAGTAAATGCTTTAGAAGTGAAAGTAGGAGCGCTTCTCTCTCTGTCAAATACTCTGGCTGCTTATGGCCAAGATGCTAAAAAGGGCATTGAACTGGCTCTAGAGCAAATGCCAAAATCCGATGTGAAATTGATCGTTATCTATGAAGACACGCAAAGCACTCCTTCTGAATCTGCAAAAGCTATCAATAAACTGATCGTTTCAGATAAAGTCCGTGTAGTCATTGGCGAAATGACGAGTTCCAATACAATAGCTGCTGCATCGATCGCAGAAAAAGAGAAGATACCAATTATTTCTCCTAGCTCAACAAATGATTCGATCACTGTTGGGAAAAAATATATTTTTCGAGCATGTTTTATAGATAGTTTTCAAGGTTATGTGATGTCAAATTTTGCCCTTCACAGTCTAAATGCAAAAAAAGCTATTGTCATTGAAGACTCAGATTCCGACTACAGTAAAGGTTTGAGCCAAAGCTTTCGCAATGATTTTGAAAAAAATGGCGGTAAGATTCTTAAAGTCTTAAAATATTCACAAAAAGATACAAGCTTTACAGCTCAACTTGCAGAGGTTCGTCGATTAAAGCCTGAAGTATTGTTTATTCCTGGTTTTCACCAACAGGTTGGCGTTATTCTCCGCGAGGCAAAAGATCTGCAAATATCAGCGAGAATACTTGGTGGTGATGGTTGGGACACACCCGAATTGAGAGCTATTGCAAAGGGCGCTGAAAATGGTGCTTATATTTCGAATCATTATTCTACAGATTCTGAAAATGTCGTACTCAAAAACTTTATACTGGCTTTTCAAAAAAAATATAAATCCACTCCGAGTGCTTATGCGGCACTCGCCTTTGATTCTATTAATATTGTATTAAGTGCAATTAAAAAATCCAATTCAGACAACCCTGAAAAGATACGAACCGCAATGAGCGAAATTAAAAATTTTGCGGGAGTCACGGGCACTATTACGATTGATCAAAATCATAATGCCCTCAAGCCAGCAGTTGTTCTAGAATATGTGAAAGATGGATACAAATATATTACGAGTGTAGATCCTATCCAAAAACAAAAATCTAAACTATAA